CACACGGCCAGAAGCCACAGCACTTGGATTGTCCTGATTGAGGGATCATTGAAAGGCAGAGCAATCATGTCAATGTGATTATTGAACCATGACAATTACACCGCGCCTATTCAGACCTTTCGACACGGCCCGGCCGCGGCCTAACCCTGTATTTCGCGAGTCACCCGCTCGACAATGCGCAATCCTCGGGCGAAATCCGGGAATGATTGCCCGCCAAGCGCGACCCTGAAACCGGTATGCAGATAGTGCGGACCAATCGAAAAGCTCCCTCCGGGCGCCACGGCAACACCTTCACGCCGCGCCGCCTCGACCAGCGCGCGCTCCTCTTGCGCATCCCGACTTCTGATCCAGACATGCAATCCGTTCGGGCTGGTGCGATAGTCCAACCCGTCGAGCACCCGCATCGCAAAATCCTGTCGGTCCCCCAACGCCAACCGCTGACGCAGCAGCAGCTTTTCCGCAGTCCCATCCGCCAGCCAACGATCGGCAATTTCCGTCATCAGGCTGGTCGCCATCCAACTGGTCACAAGATGCCGGTTCGCCGCCGCCGAACCCAGGTGATCCGGCACCACCAGATACCCCACCCGCAACCCAGGCATCAGGCATTTTGTCAGGCTGGTAAAGAACAGGGTTCGCTCCGGCGCAAGCGCTGCCATGGGGCGCGGCGGGGCATCCTGAAGCGGCCCCCAGGCGTGATTTTCAATGATTTGAAGATCATATCTGCGGGCAACATCGGCGATTTCCTCGCGCCGCGTCTCCGTCATGGTAAACGCGAGAGGATTCTCTCCGCTTGGCATGATATAAAGGGCGCGCACGCTTTGCGAGCGACAGATATCTTCTAACGCCTGCGGGCACATTCCCCCTTCATCGACACGCACCCCCTGCAACCGCAACCCCAGAAAGCGTGCCAAGGGGCGCAGGGTGTGATGACCGATCTCTTCGCTCACGATCAGATCGCCAGGCTGCGCCGCCGTCATCATCGCCACCGTCATCGCGCTGGTGCTGCCGTTAGTCGGTATGACGACAATCTCATCCAGATCCAGCCCGCACAGCGCAAGCCATCGTTTCAGCGGTTCCTGCTCGGCTCCAAAACCGTGATTGGGCCGAAATGCCTCTAGCACCGAGCGTGGCACCGACCGCGCCATCGTGCGTAACACCCCTTGCAGCGCTTCTTCATGGGCATGGTCGATCACCGGCTTGAGGATCGACATGTCCAGAAGCGTGCGTGCCGTCTTGCGGGTGACAAACGGCATCCTCATATCCTCATGGGACGCCCGCACAAAGGTACCGCGCCCGACCTCACCCACGATCTTGCCGGCCTCGCTCAACTTGTCATAAGCACGGCTGACGGTCTGCACACTGAGATCGAGATCAAAGGCAAGCTGGCGCTGTGTCGGCAAGCGGTCCCCCGGCTTCAGGTGTCCATTGAGAATCGCCGTCTCTATCGCCTGAATCAGCGAACGATACGCAGGGCGTTTCAAGGTGTCGGGTTTTGGCGGCCAATTTGTCATGGTTTGCACCCTGTCCAAAATCAAGACAATTGACAAGCCCACGCGCCCCGCGCATCACTGCGCCATGAGCTTTCTGAAACTCGATAAACGCGACATCGCAATCCTTCAGGTGCTGTCCACCGAAGGGCGGCTCTCCAAAACCGCTTTGGCCGAACGCGTCAATCTGGGGACCAGCGCCTGCGGCGAACGTCTGGCGCGGCTGGAAGACGGCGGCGTCATCTCCGGCTACCGCACCGAGGTCGCGTTGCGCCGTCTCGCGCCGCACGTCACGGTGTTCGTGCTGGCTGAACTCGCCAGCCATCAGGCCGCCGCCTTTCAGGTCTTCGAGGCCGCAATCGAGAGGCATGACGAGATCACCGGCTGCTGGGCCTTGGGTGGCGGCTATGACTACCTGCTTCAGGTGATCACCCGCGACATCGACAGCTATCAGCGACTTATCGATGTATTGCTGGGCGAACGGGTCGGCTTGGCGCGCTACTTCACCTATGTCGTGACCAAGCCGGTCAAGTCCACACCTCCCCCCTTTGCGCTGCTGCACCCGGCCACTGGCGACTAAGACCGCAGATCTTGCCACCAAACGGGCCGCAACAGCGCAAAACGACCCAACATTTCCCACAGATTCCGCCGTTCCTGCGCCGCCGCATCGCTACCCTGCCGGTAAATCCAGCGATCAGACCACACAGGACACGTCACAAATGAGCAAATTGATCCCGCCCCCCGCCACCGGCCTGCCCGTTCTTGAACACCCCGAACTCGCGCGCAGCTTTGCCTATGTCGACGGGTGCTGGGTATCCGGGCACGAAAACGCCACCCTCACGGTCACCGATCCGGCAACAGGCGCCACTCTGAGCGAAATTGCCCGCCTGAATGGCGATGACAGCCGCCGCGCCGTCGATGCTGCCCACGCGGCGTGGAGCAAATGGGCCGCCCTGCTGCCGCAGGAACGCTCCAGCTTGCTGCGCCGTTGGTTCGACCTGATGATCGAGCACCGCGAGGATCTGGCCCGCATCATGACCGCCGAACAGGGCAAGCCGATCTCGGAATCGCGCGGCGAAATCGATTACGGCGCCGCCTTCCTTGAGTATTACGCCGAAGAGGCCCGCCGCCCGAACATCGAAGGCATTACCTCGCATCTGCCCGATGCCGAGGTCGAGCTTTGGCGCGAACCCGTCGGCGTCGCCGCCCTGATCACGCCATGGAATTTCCCCTCCGCCATGTTGACGCGCAAGGCAGGCGCCGCTCTGGCCGCAGGCTGCACCGTGGTCGCACATCCCTCATCCGAAACCCCTTTCTCCGCGCTGGCCCTGGCCGAATTGGCCGAGCGCGCCGGGCTGCCGGCGGGTGTGTTCAACGTGGTGACCGGCAATGCGCCCGAAGTGGTCGGCGCATGGATGGAAGATTCCCGCGTGCGCGCGGTGTCCTTCACCGGCTCCACCGAAATCGGCCGCCTGCTCTATTCCCAGAGCGCCGATACGATCAAGCGGCTGATACTCGAACTCGGCGGCCACGCACCCTTTCTGGTGTTCGCGGATGCTGATCTCGGCCGCGCCGTGGACGAGGCGATCAAGGCCAAATTTGCCACCTCCGGGCAGGATTGCCTTGGTGCCAACCGCTTCCTTGTGGCCCGCGATGTATACGACTCCTTCTGCACCCGCTTTGCCGAGGCGACAAAAGCCCTCACCATCGGCCCCGGCAACACCGACCCCGATATCGGCCCGCTGATGAACGAACGTGCCGTGGCCAAACAGGAAGAACACGTCGCCGACGCGCTGGCACGTGGCGCAAAACTGCTTTGCGGTGGAAAACGCGACCCCGCCGGGCCGCTGTTCTTTCAACCAACGGTGCTCGCCGACGTGCCGTCCGACGCCAGGATCATGCACGAGGAAACCTTCGGCCCCGTCGCCGCCATCGCCGCTTTTGACACCGAAGACGAGGCGATCATGCGCGCCAACGACACCGAATACGGGCTGGTCGCCTACCTGCACACCCAGGATCCACGCCGCATCTATCGCGCCAGCCGCGCGTTGCGTTTCGGCATGGTCGCGGTAAATCGCACCAAAGTAACCGGCGCCCCGATCCCCTTTGGCGGCATGAAACAGTCAGGCCTCGGGCGCGAAGGGTCGCGGCTGGGACTTGAGGCTTTCACCGAGGTCAAATACGTCTGTCGTGATTGGGCCTGACGCACAAATTGAAAATACGGATTGAAAAATTGGCGGGGAAACACGCCAGACGAAAGGAAAGACGATGCTGAAAAACGATATGCTGGAACAATGGGACCGCGAGAATTTCTTTCACCCCTCGACCCATCTTGCGCAACATGCGCGCGGCGACACCCCCACCCGCGTCATCAAGACGGCCCAAGGCTGTCACATCACAGACCGCGAAGGCAACCGCTCGCTCGATGCCTTCGCCGGGCTCTATTGCGTCAATGTCGGTTATGGGCGCAGCGAAATCGCCGAAGCCATCGCCGCGCAGGCGCATGAGTTGGCCTATTACCACGCTTACGTCGGCCATGGCACCGAAGCGTCAATCACCCTCTCCAAGATGATCCTTGATCGCGCGCCCAAGGGCATGAGCAAGGTCTATTTCGGGCAATCCGGCTCGGACGCGAACGAGACCAACATCAAGCTGATCTGGTATTACAACAACATCCTTGGTCGCCCCGAAAAGAAGAAGATCATCAGCCGTTGGCGTGGCTATCACGGCTCGGGCCTGATGACCGGCTCGCTCACCGGACTTGAGCTGTTTCACAAGAAATTCGATCTGCCGCTGGCACAGGTCGTCCACACCGAGGCGCCCTATTATTACCGCCGCCCCGATCAGGACATGTCCGAAGAAGCCTTCACCGCCCATCTTGTCGGCGAGTTGGAAGCCCTGATCGAACGCGAAGGCGCTGATACCATCGCCGCCTTCATCGGCGAGCCGGTTCTGGGCACTGGTGGCATCGTTCCACCCCCCGCCGGGTATTGGGCCGCTATCCAGGAGGTGCTTGATCGCCATGACATTCTTCTGGTCGCAGATGAGGTGGTCACAGGGTTCGGTCGTCTCGGCTCGATGTTTGGCTCGGATCACTACGGCATGCGCCCCGATCTTATCACCATCGCCAAGGGACTGACCTCAGCCTATGCGCCGCTCTCGGGCTCCATCGTGGGCGACAGGATGTGGAAAGTGCTGGAACAGGGCACAGATGAGAACGGCCCCATCGGCCACGGCTGGACCTATTCGGCCCACCCGATCGGTGCCGCAGCCGGTATCGCCAATCTTAAACTGCTGGATGATCTCAAGCTGATCGACAACGCCCGCGATGTCGGCGCCTATCTCAACACCCAGATGCAGGCCGCCGTTGGCGATCACCCGAATGTCGGCGAAGTGCGCGGTGAAGGCATGCTCTGCGCCGTGGAGCTGGTCGAAAACCGCGACACTCGGCAATTCTTCGATCCCGCACGCAAGGTCGGACCGGCAATCTCTGCCGATATGGCAAAGCAAGGCGTCATAGCGCGCGCCATGCCCCAAGGCGATATCATCGGCTATGCGCCGCCGTTCTGCCTGACCCGCGAGGAAGCTGATACAATTGTCGGCGCAACACTCAACGCCCTGAACAGCGTTCTCGGCGCCTGATCACTGCCGTGACCTCTAAAACGTTTCGAGACAAACCAGACTCACGGGTTTGTCTCGAAACGCCCACGAAATTGAACCATGGCGCGGCATGTCTGCTTAGTCGATCCGCACATTTCCCTTGGAAACCGTAGTGCCTCCGGCCGAAAAATCGTTGTGCACCAGGATCCAGTTGGCACCGTAAGTAATCACCACCAACGCTATCATTGCTATCAGGAACGCTTTCATTTTACGCTTCCTTGCCCTGCTGGATTTCGGTTTCCCGCACTTCATCAACCCAGAGACTATGGTGTTCGCGCGCCCATTGCTCCTCAACTTCGCCACTGCCCATGGCATCAAAAGCCCCCTCCATACCAATCGAGCCGATATAGATATGGGCAAAGATGATAGCCGTCAGCACCAGACTGACAATTGCGTGCCAGAGCTGCGCGTATTGCATTTCTTCTTGTGGCGACAGCGGAAGCGTCACCGGCTCGAACCCGAACCAGCCCGGCACGCCCCATTCATTCAACATCTCAAATGTCGCTCCGAACATGTTGAACTCAAACGGAAATAACAGGGAAATTCCCGACGCCGCGATCGACCCGCCCAGAACGATTACCGACCAGAAGATCAATTTCTGTCCTGCATTGAACTTCTTGGCCGCAGGATGGCCGCCGCCGACAATACCGCCCCCTTTCGCGATCCAGTTCAGATCAGTGCGATCCGGCAGATTGTGAACCACCCAGACGATAAAGATGATCACAAGCGCCACAATGAATGCCCAGGAGATGTTGTTATGCACCCATTTGGTTGCAATCGCGACACTTGAAAACGCTTCATGTCCGAACGCCGGGATCAGAACTTTACGCCCGAAAAGTGATATCAGACCGGTCACCCCGAGGATAAGAAAAGACCCCGCCAAAAGCCAATGGCCAAAACGCTCCAATCCGGTGAAACGGGTGATCGTGCGACCGGTTTTCTGACCTTCAATACGAATGCGCCCTCGGATCAGATAGAACGCGGCAAGCAGCAGCAACGTCCCCCCCAGCAGAGCCGCCCCATAGGTCAGCAACGGACCTTCACGAAACTTCAGCCACCACATGCCGCCCGACTGAATAAGCACCGCTGACGCTGGCCCGCGCGATTGGGTCGACGCATCCGCCAGATCATAGCGCAGCGCGCGCCACAGATCCGGGTCCGATTGTCCACCGAGCGTGCCAAGCTGTCCCGTTGGATCTGCGGCAGCCGCAGGGTCGCCCGTAACAGAGCGGCGGAAAGTATCATCTACCTTCTGCTCGGCCTGACGGCGCATGATATCGTCAAGCGTCTGCGCCCCGCCCGTTTCAGCACGCGGATTGTCCACCGCCTGTTGCGCCAAAGCCGGGGTCACAAAACCACAAACAAGCACGAAAACAGCTAAGAGACGAAGCATCTGAGCGATCCTAACTTATGTCGCAAAAGACGGGCGGCCCAGCAAAGGCCGCCCGCTCGATTTGGTAAAGGACGGGCGGGTGTTGGCCTATCCGCCGCTTCCCAATCGCACTCCTGATCCAGACTGATCCTTCTTGCCATAGGCGGTTCCCCAACCCCAGGCCCCCGCACCAAAGCCACGCGCAACAATGCGTTCGCGATAGATACTGGAAACGGTGTCGCCATCACCCGCCAGAAGCGCTTTGGTGGAACACATCTCGGCACAGATCGGCAGCTTGCCCTCTGCAATCCGGTTGCGCCCGTATTTGGAAAACTCCGCAGGCGAATTGTTTTCCTCGGGGCCACCGGCGCAGAATGTGCATTTGTCCATCTTGCCCCGCGACCCGAAATTGCCCGCCTGCGGATATTGCGGCGCGCCGA
This window of the Rhodobacteraceae bacterium LMO-JJ12 genome carries:
- a CDS encoding PLP-dependent aminotransferase family protein, whose translation is MTNWPPKPDTLKRPAYRSLIQAIETAILNGHLKPGDRLPTQRQLAFDLDLSVQTVSRAYDKLSEAGKIVGEVGRGTFVRASHEDMRMPFVTRKTARTLLDMSILKPVIDHAHEEALQGVLRTMARSVPRSVLEAFRPNHGFGAEQEPLKRWLALCGLDLDEIVVIPTNGSTSAMTVAMMTAAQPGDLIVSEEIGHHTLRPLARFLGLRLQGVRVDEGGMCPQALEDICRSQSVRALYIMPSGENPLAFTMTETRREEIADVARRYDLQIIENHAWGPLQDAPPRPMAALAPERTLFFTSLTKCLMPGLRVGYLVVPDHLGSAAANRHLVTSWMATSLMTEIADRWLADGTAEKLLLRQRLALGDRQDFAMRVLDGLDYRTSPNGLHVWIRSRDAQEERALVEAARREGVAVAPGGSFSIGPHYLHTGFRVALGGQSFPDFARGLRIVERVTREIQG
- a CDS encoding Lrp/AsnC family transcriptional regulator, translating into MKLDKRDIAILQVLSTEGRLSKTALAERVNLGTSACGERLARLEDGGVISGYRTEVALRRLAPHVTVFVLAELASHQAAAFQVFEAAIERHDEITGCWALGGGYDYLLQVITRDIDSYQRLIDVLLGERVGLARYFTYVVTKPVKSTPPPFALLHPATGD
- a CDS encoding NAD-dependent succinate-semialdehyde dehydrogenase, whose protein sequence is MSKLIPPPATGLPVLEHPELARSFAYVDGCWVSGHENATLTVTDPATGATLSEIARLNGDDSRRAVDAAHAAWSKWAALLPQERSSLLRRWFDLMIEHREDLARIMTAEQGKPISESRGEIDYGAAFLEYYAEEARRPNIEGITSHLPDAEVELWREPVGVAALITPWNFPSAMLTRKAGAALAAGCTVVAHPSSETPFSALALAELAERAGLPAGVFNVVTGNAPEVVGAWMEDSRVRAVSFTGSTEIGRLLYSQSADTIKRLILELGGHAPFLVFADADLGRAVDEAIKAKFATSGQDCLGANRFLVARDVYDSFCTRFAEATKALTIGPGNTDPDIGPLMNERAVAKQEEHVADALARGAKLLCGGKRDPAGPLFFQPTVLADVPSDARIMHEETFGPVAAIAAFDTEDEAIMRANDTEYGLVAYLHTQDPRRIYRASRALRFGMVAVNRTKVTGAPIPFGGMKQSGLGREGSRLGLEAFTEVKYVCRDWA
- a CDS encoding aspartate aminotransferase family protein, producing MLKNDMLEQWDRENFFHPSTHLAQHARGDTPTRVIKTAQGCHITDREGNRSLDAFAGLYCVNVGYGRSEIAEAIAAQAHELAYYHAYVGHGTEASITLSKMILDRAPKGMSKVYFGQSGSDANETNIKLIWYYNNILGRPEKKKIISRWRGYHGSGLMTGSLTGLELFHKKFDLPLAQVVHTEAPYYYRRPDQDMSEEAFTAHLVGELEALIEREGADTIAAFIGEPVLGTGGIVPPPAGYWAAIQEVLDRHDILLVADEVVTGFGRLGSMFGSDHYGMRPDLITIAKGLTSAYAPLSGSIVGDRMWKVLEQGTDENGPIGHGWTYSAHPIGAAAGIANLKLLDDLKLIDNARDVGAYLNTQMQAAVGDHPNVGEVRGEGMLCAVELVENRDTRQFFDPARKVGPAISADMAKQGVIARAMPQGDIIGYAPPFCLTREEADTIVGATLNALNSVLGA
- a CDS encoding formate dehydrogenase subunit gamma; translation: MLRLLAVFVLVCGFVTPALAQQAVDNPRAETGGAQTLDDIMRRQAEQKVDDTFRRSVTGDPAAAADPTGQLGTLGGQSDPDLWRALRYDLADASTQSRGPASAVLIQSGGMWWLKFREGPLLTYGAALLGGTLLLLAAFYLIRGRIRIEGQKTGRTITRFTGLERFGHWLLAGSFLILGVTGLISLFGRKVLIPAFGHEAFSSVAIATKWVHNNISWAFIVALVIIFIVWVVHNLPDRTDLNWIAKGGGIVGGGHPAAKKFNAGQKLIFWSVIVLGGSIAASGISLLFPFEFNMFGATFEMLNEWGVPGWFGFEPVTLPLSPQEEMQYAQLWHAIVSLVLTAIIFAHIYIGSIGMEGAFDAMGSGEVEEQWAREHHSLWVDEVRETEIQQGKEA
- the fdh3B gene encoding formate dehydrogenase FDH3 subunit beta; translation: MARAKFLCDAERCIECNACVTACKNEHEVPWGINRRKVVTINDGKPGERSISVACMHCSDAPCMAVCPVDCFYQTEDGIVLHSKDLCIGCGYCFYACPFGAPQYPQAGNFGSRGKMDKCTFCAGGPEENNSPAEFSKYGRNRIAEGKLPICAEMCSTKALLAGDGDTVSSIYRERIVARGFGAGAWGWGTAYGKKDQSGSGVRLGSGG